From a region of the Phaseolus vulgaris cultivar G19833 chromosome 6, P. vulgaris v2.0, whole genome shotgun sequence genome:
- the LOC137832456 gene encoding fasciclin-like arabinogalactan protein 11, protein MKTQQTLFSASILLIITLSFFHTISAQLSPVQAPVSSPPSPPQPSPPSPPATAPAPGFNTVPLVPVTPSGAPTPTVPKASSIDIVQILRKAKRFSVLVRLLKTTQLINQLNSQLLTSGSGGLTLFAPEDGAFSKLKAGFLNSLSDRQKVELLQFHTLSSFISISNFDTLTNPVQTQAGDDPKRLQLNVTTFGGSQVSMATGAVNASVTGTVYTDNKLAIYQVDKVLLPLDLVLPSEAPAPAPSKAKGASPKTDKTKAGEGTAGDDSDDGDNKDLPAEASSAGSMSLKFGAKGILVGIVIGVALIGEAMM, encoded by the coding sequence ATGAAGACACAACAAACTCTCTTCTCAGCCTCCATTTTACTAATTATAACACTTTCCTTCTTCCATACCATTTCAGCTCAACTGTCACCGGTTCAAGCCCCAGTTTCATCACCCCCATCTCCACCACAACCATCACCACCCTCTCCACCAGCCACTGCTCCAGCCCCTGGATTCAACACAGTACCCTTAGTTCCCGTGACGCCAAGTGGAGCCCCCACTCCCACTGTCCCAAAAGCATCTTCCATTGACATAGTCCAAATCCTCCGAAAAGCCAAGCGATTCTCCGTCCTTGTTAGGCTCCTCAAAACCACGCAACTCATCAACCAACTCAACTCACAGCTTCTAACCTCAGGCTCAGGAGGGTTAACTCTCTTCGCCCCAGAAGACGGTGCCTTCTCTAAACTCAAAGCTGGGTTCCTCAACTCTCTTAGCGACAGGCAAAAAGTAGAACTCTTACAATTCCACACACTCTCTTCCTTCATTTCGATCTCAAACTTCGACACCCTCACCAACCCCGTTCAGACTCAGGCCGGCGACGACCCCAAACGGTTGCAGCTCAACGTCACCACCTTCGGCGGCAGCCAGGTCAGCATGGCCACCGGCGCCGTCAACGCCTCCGTTACCGGAACCGTTTACACGGACAACAAGCTTGCCATATACCAGGTCGACAAGGTGCTTCTCCCTCTCGACCTGGTGCTTCCAAGTGAGGCTCCGGCGCCGGCGCCGTCCAAGGCTAAAGGTGCATCGCCGAAGACTGATAAAACGAAGGCCGGTGAAGGTACCGCcggtgatgatagtgatgatgGTGACAACAAGGACTTGCCCGCTGAAGCTTCCTCTGCCGGTTCCATGAGTTTGAAGTTTGGTGCGAAGGGAATATTGGTGGGTATTGTTATTGGAGTGGCTTTGATAGGTGAAGCCATGATGTGA